One genomic region from Pseudobacteroides sp. encodes:
- a CDS encoding DEAD/DEAH box helicase, producing the protein MDKYGVQNTHIALVNKLQDYIRSQYLGENELLLNACEKLLQEKGNLYQEPYIEANPAYKIAANGIINSSLPIHIKEFLLEMGRNKLGVFESPYKHQLDALEAFYRGDDLLITTGTGSGKTECFMWPMITSIAEEAKRRPNMWKIRGVRALLLYPMNALVSDQLGRLRRMIGDQNGNFRKVFREYSFDNNSRSPQFGMYTGRTPYPGPLDSDKSKKLADTMRNDILNREPELISDLIKIGRYPSKVDFLSYVDALEMGIHTTQPDDAELITRQEMQNLCPDILVTNYSMLEYMLIRPIEQNIWNRTRQWLNASEENKLLIVIDEAHMYRGAAGGEVALLLRRLMYKLKISREKVRFILTSASIPNKTQDEKDTIQRFACGLTAGDRFKSNFNIITGTPEEINFEVGKELSAKSISFLSIDAFQSDEKAKINEVRIFSKAIGQTGCNINSIQEMEIWLFENLSKLTPVLRILKQCRGNATELNTLAEVAFPHDDTITALSATQVLLAVMPLAKSKEGQVLFPARLHMLFRGLQGLYACSNPNCPNKSDGDGITLGKIYFDSGKEICDCGGKVYELINDRRCGALFFKSYMDYDASMEKYLWKTPGEIFDGTLKEVHFYIVPKGLKISANKNVRIGWLDSKTGMAYFNSRYEGEDGFIKIAHSTTEQKNRPNILTYSSCPKCSKRLVFYNLSDFSTKGNEPFYNLISEQLKIQPPTLFDERKLRNQPNAGRKVLLFSDSRQKAAVLAKDMTRAGDDAAAMQAIAMAAANLQKWSIDRDDIVTINMLYPAFLEIAYKNRLQFFYGDDKEAFKQDLEKIAEIIERDKKRGKSINYYKLANNTFTTQPGLFKEQIIKLTCFYNRSLLGLGLCWIEPSDYEDVENAIYDLKTAKIKMSKGEFLCIFTSWAQYICFRDYAIGETIPDEVRENITRRGSRFGMENDAKMPAFISEIMRSQGYSDHMIEKVFGILSSFLRQRESGDAKYLVLNKICLKFNEDHIWYRCSKCSGIFPYSIWGHCSHCGCNDIYEMAEKDFERYRFWRDPIFNAIHGIGDIRTINTEEHTAQLSHKDQRENT; encoded by the coding sequence TGCCAATCCATATCAAAGAATTTTTATTGGAAATGGGTAGGAATAAGCTAGGTGTATTTGAAAGCCCATATAAACACCAATTAGATGCACTTGAGGCTTTTTACAGAGGTGATGATTTACTTATAACCACAGGTACAGGATCTGGAAAAACTGAGTGTTTTATGTGGCCAATGATTACAAGTATAGCAGAAGAAGCAAAAAGGCGGCCGAATATGTGGAAAATAAGAGGAGTTAGGGCTTTGCTTTTATATCCTATGAATGCTCTTGTATCAGACCAACTAGGCAGGCTAAGACGCATGATTGGTGACCAAAATGGAAACTTTAGAAAAGTTTTTAGAGAATATTCGTTTGATAATAATTCAAGAAGTCCCCAGTTTGGAATGTATACTGGCAGAACGCCATATCCCGGTCCCCTTGATAGTGATAAGAGTAAAAAACTAGCTGATACAATGAGAAATGATATTCTGAATAGAGAGCCAGAACTGATAAGTGATCTAATCAAAATTGGGCGGTATCCTTCCAAAGTTGATTTCCTAAGTTATGTTGATGCATTGGAAATGGGGATTCATACAACTCAACCAGATGATGCTGAACTTATTACACGTCAAGAAATGCAAAATCTGTGTCCTGATATTCTTGTAACTAACTATTCAATGCTTGAATATATGCTTATAAGACCTATTGAGCAGAATATATGGAATAGAACAAGGCAATGGTTGAATGCTTCAGAGGAAAATAAACTTTTAATTGTCATAGATGAAGCACATATGTATCGAGGTGCAGCCGGAGGGGAAGTTGCACTTTTACTAAGGCGTTTGATGTATAAGCTTAAGATATCAAGGGAAAAAGTAAGATTTATTCTTACAAGTGCTAGTATACCGAATAAAACACAAGATGAAAAAGATACTATACAAAGATTTGCATGTGGATTGACCGCTGGAGACAGGTTTAAAAGTAATTTTAATATAATTACAGGCACACCTGAAGAAATTAATTTTGAAGTCGGCAAAGAATTATCTGCAAAAAGTATTTCTTTTTTATCAATTGATGCATTTCAAAGTGATGAAAAAGCAAAAATTAATGAAGTGAGGATTTTTTCCAAGGCAATTGGACAAACAGGATGTAACATTAACAGTATACAAGAAATGGAAATTTGGCTTTTTGAAAATCTAAGCAAGCTTACTCCAGTACTACGCATACTAAAACAATGCAGAGGTAATGCTACAGAACTTAATACACTAGCAGAAGTAGCATTTCCTCATGATGATACAATCACAGCATTATCCGCAACACAAGTTCTACTTGCAGTAATGCCACTTGCAAAAAGTAAAGAGGGGCAGGTACTTTTCCCTGCCAGACTTCATATGCTTTTTAGAGGGCTGCAAGGGCTATATGCTTGTAGTAATCCTAATTGTCCAAATAAAAGTGATGGAGATGGGATTACGCTTGGTAAGATATACTTTGACAGCGGGAAAGAAATTTGTGATTGTGGAGGTAAAGTATATGAACTAATAAACGATAGACGTTGCGGAGCATTATTTTTTAAGTCATATATGGATTATGATGCCAGCATGGAAAAATACTTATGGAAGACTCCTGGAGAAATATTTGATGGTACCCTTAAAGAAGTACATTTTTATATTGTTCCCAAAGGACTTAAAATTTCTGCTAATAAAAATGTCAGAATTGGATGGCTTGATTCAAAAACGGGAATGGCTTACTTTAACTCTAGATATGAAGGTGAAGACGGCTTTATTAAGATTGCCCATTCAACTACTGAACAAAAAAACAGACCCAATATTCTTACATACTCAAGCTGTCCAAAATGCTCTAAACGTCTAGTGTTCTATAACCTTTCAGACTTTTCAACCAAAGGTAATGAACCGTTTTATAATTTAATTTCCGAACAACTAAAAATTCAACCACCTACTCTTTTTGACGAAAGAAAACTCCGAAACCAGCCCAATGCAGGGAGAAAGGTATTGTTATTCTCTGATAGCAGACAAAAAGCAGCAGTACTAGCAAAAGATATGACTAGGGCTGGTGATGATGCCGCTGCAATGCAAGCTATTGCTATGGCTGCAGCAAATCTGCAAAAGTGGTCTATCGATAGGGATGATATTGTGACAATCAATATGCTATATCCAGCTTTTCTCGAAATTGCCTACAAAAATAGATTGCAGTTTTTTTATGGTGATGATAAAGAGGCTTTTAAGCAAGACTTGGAGAAAATAGCAGAAATTATTGAACGCGATAAAAAAAGAGGAAAATCTATAAATTATTATAAGCTTGCAAATAACACATTCACTACTCAGCCAGGATTGTTTAAGGAACAGATTATAAAACTTACCTGTTTTTATAACCGATCTTTATTGGGGCTAGGCTTATGCTGGATTGAACCAAGCGACTATGAGGACGTAGAAAATGCAATTTATGATCTTAAGACTGCCAAAATTAAAATGTCGAAAGGAGAGTTTTTATGTATTTTTACTTCATGGGCACAGTATATTTGTTTCCGGGATTATGCGATTGGTGAGACAATCCCAGATGAAGTTAGGGAAAACATAACAAGACGTGGCAGCCGTTTTGGTATGGAAAATGATGCTAAAATGCCAGCCTTTATTTCCGAAATAATGAGATCTCAAGGATATTCAGACCATATGATAGAAAAAGTATTTGGCATCCTTTCAAGCTTTCTACGGCAACGAGAAAGTGGGGATGCAAAATATCTCGTGCTTAATAAGATATGTTTGAAGTTTAATGAAGATCACATTTGGTATAGATGTAGTAAGTGCTCTGGTATATTCCCATATAGTATTTGGGGACATTGTTCACACTGCGGGTGTAATGATATATATGAGATGGCAGAAAAGGATTTTGAAAGATATAGATTTTGGAGAGATCCTATTTTTAATGCTATTCACGGAATAGGCGATATAAGAACTATAAACACTGAGGAACATACAGCTCAATTATCTCACAAAGATCAGAGGGAAAATACTTAG